The following are from one region of the Candidatus Neomarinimicrobiota bacterium genome:
- a CDS encoding TrmH family RNA methyltransferase: protein TDPGNMGTLLRTADWFAIPTVWVSQASADVFNPKVLRGGMGAHFHIPNLWQGDLAVPAQQISAEGIILLGATMDGRPLDQIAAPGQAWALVVGSEAHGLSPFWRGCLDEAVTIPGAGRAESLNASVATGIILHYLSHQQR, encoded by the coding sequence TACGGATCCGGGGAATATGGGCACTCTCCTGCGCACCGCCGACTGGTTTGCGATCCCTACTGTCTGGGTCAGTCAGGCCAGTGCCGATGTTTTCAATCCTAAAGTGCTCCGTGGCGGCATGGGAGCCCATTTCCATATCCCCAATCTCTGGCAAGGCGACCTTGCCGTTCCGGCACAGCAGATTTCAGCCGAAGGTATTATTCTCCTGGGTGCAACTATGGACGGCCGACCCTTGGACCAGATCGCTGCGCCAGGGCAGGCATGGGCGCTGGTTGTTGGCAGCGAGGCCCATGGCCTCAGTCCCTTCTGGCGGGGGTGTCTGGACGAGGCGGTCACTATCCCTGGTGCCGGGCGGGCAGAAAGTCTCAACGCCTCGGTAGCAACAGGCATTATCCTTCATTATCTTTCACACCAGCAACGATAA